A single genomic interval of Lynx canadensis isolate LIC74 chromosome A2, mLynCan4.pri.v2, whole genome shotgun sequence harbors:
- the MST1R gene encoding macrophage-stimulating protein receptor isoform X1, whose translation MELLSPPSQPSLLLLLLLLPPLLARESWQCPRTPYAALRDFDVEYKVPSFSAGGPVQAIATYEGGRDGSAVFVATRNRLHVLGPGLQPVESLATGPVGDPGCQTCAACGPGPHSPQGDTDAQVLVLEPALPALVSCGSSLHGRCFLHELEPQGTALHLAPPACLFSANHNQPEDCPDCVASPLGTLVTVVEQGHASYFYVASSLDETVASSFSPRSVSIRRLKADASGFAPGFAALSVLPEHLASYPIQYVYSFRARAFVYFLKVQRASVAAAPEALHTRLARLSAAEPELGDYRELVLDCRFAPKRRRRGATEGGQPYPVLRAAHTAPVGSKLAAELSIAEGQEVLFGVFVASRDSSPGVNPNSVVCAFPIDLVDTLIEHGVERCCEPPVPPGIRRGLDFFQSPSFCPNPPGLEAPSPNTSCHHFPLLVSSSLSRVDLFNGLLGPVQVTALHVTRLDNVTVAHMGTTDGRILQVELARSLNYLLYVSNFSLGSNRQPIQRDVSRLGDHLFFSSGEQVFQVPIQGPGCHHFLTCGSCLRAQRFMGCGWCGGMCGRQKECPGSWQQDHCPPELTEFYPQSGPLRGSTRLTLCGSNFYLRPADLVPEGTHQVTVGQSPCRLLPKDSPNLSPVPRKDFVEELECELEPLGMQPAGPANISLTVTNMPPGKHFQVDGTSMLQGFSFMEPVLTAVKPLFGPRAGGTRLTFEGQGLSLGTSQMVLVNGTECPLEQVSEGQLLCTTPPGAAMARVPIHLQVGGAVVPGSWTFHYLEDPIVLGISPNCGYIGSHVTIHGQHLTSAWHLVLSFHDGLMAVENRQCTGHLPEQHRCRLPEYVVRSPQGWVTGNLSAWGDGAAGFTQPGFRFLPPPHPPTTDFAPLKPEEHAVKFEYIGLGAVADCVDVNVTVGGKSCQHELRGDVVICPLPSSLQLDKDGAPLQVCVDDGCHILGRVIRPGPEGVPQRLLLGVLLALLLLVAALAAALIFNYWRRKQLVLSPNLDDLASLDRTTGAIPLPALRSGSDYRNGLGETGEVLKAGATPSVPQAPHFLSSTAAPATHGLDSTTQSHKASVSDSGDGSCVPLLQTESIQLGDLDSALLTEVKDVLISHEQVVTHRDRIIGKGHFGVVYHGEYTDKDQNRIHCAIKSLSRITEVQEVEAFLREGLLMRGLHHPNVLALIGIVLPPEGLPQVLLPYMHHGDLLQFIRSPQRNPTVKDLISFGLQVARGMEYLAEQKFVHRDLAARNCMLDESFTVKVADFGLARGILDKEYYSVRQHRHARLPVKWMALESLQTYRFTTKSDVWSFGVLLWELLTRGAPPYPHIDPFDLTHFLAQGRRLPQPEYCPDSLYAVMQRCWAADPAERPTFSALVEEVEHVAARLLGDHYVQLPAAYVNLGPGASDEANMHPEQSQTPPVHRIAHRPWPSSEPPQPT comes from the exons ATGGAGCTTCTCTCGCCGCCGTCACAGCCTTCACTGTtattgctgctgctactgctgccaCCACTGCTGGCCAGAGAGTCCTGGCAGTGTCCGCGCACACCCTACGCCGCCTTGCGCGATTTTGACGTCGAGTACAAGGTGCCCAGCTTCTCGGCCGGAGGTCCGGTACAGGCCATAGCGACCTACGAGGGCGGCAGGGACGGGAGTGCCGTGTTCGTGGCTACACGCAATCGCCTGCACGTGCTTGGGCCTGGCCTGCAGCCAGTAGAGAGCCTGGCCACAGGTCCTGTTGGAGACCCGGGCTGTCAGACGTGTGCGGCCTGTGGCCCGGGCCCCCACAGCCcgcagggagacacagatgcaCAGGTGCTGGTGCTGGAGCCAGCTCTGCCTGCACTAGTCAGCTGTGGCTCGAGCCTGCATGGGCGCTGCTTCCTGCACGAGCTAGAGCCCCAAGGGACAGCCCTGCACCTGGCACCGCCAGCCTGCCTCTTCTCCGCCAACCACAACCAGCCCGAGGACTGCCCTGACTGTGTGGCCAGTCCTCTGGGCACCCTCGTGACCGTGGTTGAGCAGGGCCATGCCTCCTACTTCTACGTGGCATCCTCACTGGATGAGACGGTGGCCTCGAGCTTCAGCCCCCGCTCAGTGTCCATCCGGCGCCTCAAGGCCGATGCCTCAGGATTCGCACCGGGGTTTGCCGCGCTGTCCGTGCTGCCGGAGCACCTCGCTTCCTATCCTATCCAGTACGTGTACAGTTTCCGCGCCAGAGCCTTTGTCTATTTCCTGAAGGTGCAGCGGGCCAGCGTGGCAGCTGCCCCGGAAGCCTTGCACACACGCCTGGCACGGCTCAGCGCTGCTGAGCCCGAGCTGGGCGACTACCGCGAGCTCGTTCTCGACTGCCGATTCGCACCCAAACGCCGGCGCCGCGGGGCCACTGAGGGAGGACAGCCCTACCCAGTGCTGAGGGCGGCCCACACAGCTCCAGTGGGCAGCAAGCTAGCTGCTGAGCTGAGCATCGCTGAGGGCCAAGAAGTGCTATTTGGCGTCTTCGTGGCTAGCAGAGACAGCAGTCCCGGTGTGAATCCCAACTCTGTCGTCTGTGCCTTTCCCATCGACCTAGTGGACACTCTCATCGAGCATGGTGTGGAGCGCTGTTGTGAGCCTCCTGTCCCCCCTGGCATCCGGCGAGGGCTCGACTTCTTCCAGTCGCCTAGTTTTTGCCCCAACCCG CCTGGCCTGGAGGCCCCCAGCCCCAACACCAGCTGCCATCACTTTCCTCTGCTGGTTAGCAGCAGCCTATCACGTGTGGACCTCTTCAACGGGCTATTAGGACCAGTACAGGTCACTGCACTGCATGTGACACGCCTTGACAATGTCACAGTGGCCCACATGGGCACAACTGATGGGCGCATCCTGCAG GTGGAGCTGGCCAGATCTCTCAACTACTTGCTGTATGTGTCCAACTTTTCACTGGGCAGCAACAGGCAGCCCATACAACGAGATGTCAGTCGCCTTGGAGACCACCTGTTCTTTTCCTCCGGGGAACAG GTCTTCCAGGTACCTATCCAGGGCCCTGGCTGCCACCACTTCCTCACCTGTGGGAGTTGTCTGCGGGCACAGCGTTTCATGGGCTGTGGCTGGTGTGGGGGCATGTGTGGCCGGCAGAAGGAGTGTCCTGGCTCCTGGCAACAGGATCATTGTCCACCTGAGCTTACTGAG tTCTACCCCCAGAGTGGACCCCTAAGGGGCAGCACAAGGCTGACCCTGTGTGGCTCCAACTTCTACCTGCGCCCTGCTGATCTGGTGCCTGAGGGCACCCATCAGGTCACCGTGGGCCAAAGTCCCTGCCGACTGCTGCCCAAGGACAGCCCAAACCTCAG CCCAGTGCCCCGGAAAGACTTTGTAGAGGAGCTTGAGTGTGAGCTGGAGCCCTTGGGCATGCAGCCAGCCGGGCCCGCCAACATCAGCCTCACTGTGACCAACATGCCACCAGGCAAGCACTTCCAAGTGGATGGCACCTCCATGCTGCAAGGCTTCTCTTTCATG GAGccagtgctgacagcagtaaAACCCCTCTTTGGCCCACGGGCAGGGGGCACCCGCCTCACCTTTGAAGGCCAAGGCCTGTCTTTAGGCACCAGTCAGATGGTGCTGGTCAATGGGACTGAGTGCCCACTGGAACA GGTCAGCGAGGGGCAGCTCTTATGTACTACGCCCCCTGGGGCTGCTATGGCCAGGGTTCCCATTCACCTGCAGGTGGGGGGCGCTGTGGTGCCAGGCTCCTGGACCTTCCACTACCTGGAAGACCCCATTGTGCTGGGCATCAGCCCCAACTGTGGCTACAT TGGCTCCCATGTCACCATCCATGgccagcatctgacttcagcgtGGCACCTAGTGCTGTCATTCCATGATGGGCTTATGGCAGTGGAAAACAGG CAGTGTACAGGGCACCTCCCGGAGCAGCATCGGTGCCGCCTGCCCGAATATGTCGTCCGAAGCCCCCAGGGGTGGGTAACAGGGAACCTGAGTGCCTGGGGGGATGGAGCTGCTGGCTTCACGCAGCCCGGCTTTcgcttcctgcccccaccccatccacccaCCACTGACTTTGCCCCACTGAAGCCCGAGGAGCACGCTGTTAAGTTTGAG TATATTGGGCTGGGCGCTGTGGCTGATTGTGTGGACGTGAACGTGACCGTGGGTGGTAAGAGCTGCCAGCATGAGCTCCGGGGGGATGTGGTCATctgccctctgccttcctccctgcaaCTTGACAAGGATGGCGCCCCACTGCAG GTCTGTGTGGATGATGGATGTCACATCCTGGGCAGGGTGATACGGCCAGGCCCAGAGGGGGTCCCACAGAGGCTACTCCTTGGTGTCCTGCTGGCCCTGCTCCTGCTTGTGGCTGCACTGGCCGCTGCGCTGATCTTCAACTACTGGCGGAGGAAACAACTGG TCCTTTCTCCAAACCTAGATGACCTGGCATCCTTGGACCGGACCACTGGAGCCATCCCCTTGCCTGCACTCCGCTCAGGTTCTGACTACAGAAATGGCCTTGGTGAGACGGGGGAGGTGCTGAAAGCTGGGGCCACACCCTCTGTTCCACAGGCCCCTCACTTCCTCTCCTCCACAGCAGCCCCTGCCACTCATGGTCTGGATTCCACCACACAGAGCCACAAAGCATCCGTCTCAGACAGTGGGGACGGGTCCTGTGTCCCACTGTTGCAGACAGAGTCCATCCAGCTTGGGGACTTAGACTCTGCACTCCTGACCGAGGTCAAGGATGTGCTGATCTCACATGAGCAGGTGGTCACCCACAGGGACAGAATCATTGGCAAAG GCCACTTTGGAGTTGTCTACCATGGAGAATACACAGACAAGGACCAGAATCGAATCCATTGTGCCATAAAGTCTCTGAGTC GCATCACAGAGGTGCAGGAGGTGGAGGCCTTCCTGCGCGAGGGGCTGCTCATGCGTGGTCTGCACCACCCAAATGTGCTGGCTCTCATCGGTATTGTGCTGCCCCCTGAAGGGCTGCCCCAGGTGCTGCTACCCTATATGCATCATGGAGACCTGCTTCAGTTCATCCGCTCACCCCAGCGG AACCCCACGGTGAAGGACCTCATCAGCTTCGGCCTTCAGGTAGCCCGTGGCATGGAGTACCTGGCAGAGCAGAAGTTTGTGCACAGGGACCTGGCTGCTCGGAACTGCAT GCTGGATGAGTCATTCACAGTCAAGGTGGCCGACTTTGGCCTGGCCCGTGGTATCCTGGACAAGGAGTACTACAGTGTTCGACAGCATCGCCATGCTCGCCTCCCTGTCAAATGGATGGCACTGGAGAGCCTGCAGACCTACAGATTCACCACCAAGTCTGATGTG TGGTCATTTGGTGTGCTGCTGTGGGAGCTGCTGACACGGGGCGCCCCACCATACCCCCACATTGACCCTTTTGACCTCACTCACTTCCTGGCCCAGGGTCGACGCCTGCCCCAGCCTGAATATTGTCCTGATTCTCT gtACGCAGTGATGCAGCGCTGCTGGGCTGCAGACCCTGCAGAGAGACCCACATTCTCAGCGCTGGTGGAGGAAGTGGAGCACGTGGCGGCCAGGCTGCTTGGGGACCACTACGTGCAGCTGCCTGCAGCCTACGTGAACCTGGGTCCTGGTGCCTCGGATGAGGCGAACATGCACCCAGAACAGTCGCAGACCCCACCTGTGCACAGGATCGCACATCGGCCCTGGCCTTCCTCAGAGCCACCACAGCCCACGTGA
- the MST1R gene encoding macrophage-stimulating protein receptor isoform X4, translated as MELLSPPSQPSLLLLLLLLPPLLARESWQCPRTPYAALRDFDVEYKVPSFSAGGPVQAIATYEGGRDGSAVFVATRNRLHVLGPGLQPVESLATGPVGDPGCQTCAACGPGPHSPQGDTDAQVLVLEPALPALVSCGSSLHGRCFLHELEPQGTALHLAPPACLFSANHNQPEDCPDCVASPLGTLVTVVEQGHASYFYVASSLDETVASSFSPRSVSIRRLKADASGFAPGFAALSVLPEHLASYPIQYVYSFRARAFVYFLKVQRASVAAAPEALHTRLARLSAAEPELGDYRELVLDCRFAPKRRRRGATEGGQPYPVLRAAHTAPVGSKLAAELSIAEGQEVLFGVFVASRDSSPGVNPNSVVCAFPIDLVDTLIEHGVERCCEPPVPPGIRRGLDFFQSPSFCPNPPGLEAPSPNTSCHHFPLLVSSSLSRVDLFNGLLGPVQVTALHVTRLDNVTVAHMGTTDGRILQVELARSLNYLLYVSNFSLGSNRQPIQRDVSRLGDHLFFSSGEQVFQVPIQGPGCHHFLTCGSCLRAQRFMGCGWCGGMCGRQKECPGSWQQDHCPPELTEFYPQSGPLRGSTRLTLCGSNFYLRPADLVPEGTHQVTVGQSPCRLLPKDSPNLSPVPRKDFVEELECELEPLGMQPAGPANISLTVTNMPPGKHFQVDGTSMLQGFSFMEPVLTAVKPLFGPRAGGTRLTFEGQGLSLGTSQMVLVNGTECPLEQVSEGQLLCTTPPGAAMARVPIHLQVGGAVVPGSWTFHYLEDPIVLGISPNCGYIGSHVTIHGQHLTSAWHLVLSFHDGLMAVENRQCTGHLPEQHRCRLPEYVVRSPQGWVTGNLSAWGDGAAGFTQPGFRFLPPPHPPTTDFAPLKPEEHAVKFEYIGLGAVADCVDVNVTVGGKSCQHELRGDVVICPLPSSLQLDKDGAPLQVCVDDGCHILGRVIRPGPEGVPQRLLLGVLLALLLLVAALAAALIFNYWRRKQLVLSPNLDDLASLDRTTGAIPLPALRSGSDYRNGLAAPATHGLDSTTQSHKASVSDSGDGSCVPLLQTESIQLGDLDSALLTEVKDVLISHEQVVTHRDRIIGKGHFGVVYHGEYTDKDQNRIHCAIKSLSRITEVQEVEAFLREGLLMRGLHHPNVLALIGIVLPPEGLPQVLLPYMHHGDLLQFIRSPQRNPTVKDLISFGLQVARGMEYLAEQKFVHRDLAARNCMLDESFTVKVADFGLARGILDKEYYSVRQHRHARLPVKWMALESLQTYRFTTKSDVWSFGVLLWELLTRGAPPYPHIDPFDLTHFLAQGRRLPQPEYCPDSLYAVMQRCWAADPAERPTFSALVEEVEHVAARLLGDHYVQLPAAYVNLGPGASDEANMHPEQSQTPPVHRIAHRPWPSSEPPQPT; from the exons ATGGAGCTTCTCTCGCCGCCGTCACAGCCTTCACTGTtattgctgctgctactgctgccaCCACTGCTGGCCAGAGAGTCCTGGCAGTGTCCGCGCACACCCTACGCCGCCTTGCGCGATTTTGACGTCGAGTACAAGGTGCCCAGCTTCTCGGCCGGAGGTCCGGTACAGGCCATAGCGACCTACGAGGGCGGCAGGGACGGGAGTGCCGTGTTCGTGGCTACACGCAATCGCCTGCACGTGCTTGGGCCTGGCCTGCAGCCAGTAGAGAGCCTGGCCACAGGTCCTGTTGGAGACCCGGGCTGTCAGACGTGTGCGGCCTGTGGCCCGGGCCCCCACAGCCcgcagggagacacagatgcaCAGGTGCTGGTGCTGGAGCCAGCTCTGCCTGCACTAGTCAGCTGTGGCTCGAGCCTGCATGGGCGCTGCTTCCTGCACGAGCTAGAGCCCCAAGGGACAGCCCTGCACCTGGCACCGCCAGCCTGCCTCTTCTCCGCCAACCACAACCAGCCCGAGGACTGCCCTGACTGTGTGGCCAGTCCTCTGGGCACCCTCGTGACCGTGGTTGAGCAGGGCCATGCCTCCTACTTCTACGTGGCATCCTCACTGGATGAGACGGTGGCCTCGAGCTTCAGCCCCCGCTCAGTGTCCATCCGGCGCCTCAAGGCCGATGCCTCAGGATTCGCACCGGGGTTTGCCGCGCTGTCCGTGCTGCCGGAGCACCTCGCTTCCTATCCTATCCAGTACGTGTACAGTTTCCGCGCCAGAGCCTTTGTCTATTTCCTGAAGGTGCAGCGGGCCAGCGTGGCAGCTGCCCCGGAAGCCTTGCACACACGCCTGGCACGGCTCAGCGCTGCTGAGCCCGAGCTGGGCGACTACCGCGAGCTCGTTCTCGACTGCCGATTCGCACCCAAACGCCGGCGCCGCGGGGCCACTGAGGGAGGACAGCCCTACCCAGTGCTGAGGGCGGCCCACACAGCTCCAGTGGGCAGCAAGCTAGCTGCTGAGCTGAGCATCGCTGAGGGCCAAGAAGTGCTATTTGGCGTCTTCGTGGCTAGCAGAGACAGCAGTCCCGGTGTGAATCCCAACTCTGTCGTCTGTGCCTTTCCCATCGACCTAGTGGACACTCTCATCGAGCATGGTGTGGAGCGCTGTTGTGAGCCTCCTGTCCCCCCTGGCATCCGGCGAGGGCTCGACTTCTTCCAGTCGCCTAGTTTTTGCCCCAACCCG CCTGGCCTGGAGGCCCCCAGCCCCAACACCAGCTGCCATCACTTTCCTCTGCTGGTTAGCAGCAGCCTATCACGTGTGGACCTCTTCAACGGGCTATTAGGACCAGTACAGGTCACTGCACTGCATGTGACACGCCTTGACAATGTCACAGTGGCCCACATGGGCACAACTGATGGGCGCATCCTGCAG GTGGAGCTGGCCAGATCTCTCAACTACTTGCTGTATGTGTCCAACTTTTCACTGGGCAGCAACAGGCAGCCCATACAACGAGATGTCAGTCGCCTTGGAGACCACCTGTTCTTTTCCTCCGGGGAACAG GTCTTCCAGGTACCTATCCAGGGCCCTGGCTGCCACCACTTCCTCACCTGTGGGAGTTGTCTGCGGGCACAGCGTTTCATGGGCTGTGGCTGGTGTGGGGGCATGTGTGGCCGGCAGAAGGAGTGTCCTGGCTCCTGGCAACAGGATCATTGTCCACCTGAGCTTACTGAG tTCTACCCCCAGAGTGGACCCCTAAGGGGCAGCACAAGGCTGACCCTGTGTGGCTCCAACTTCTACCTGCGCCCTGCTGATCTGGTGCCTGAGGGCACCCATCAGGTCACCGTGGGCCAAAGTCCCTGCCGACTGCTGCCCAAGGACAGCCCAAACCTCAG CCCAGTGCCCCGGAAAGACTTTGTAGAGGAGCTTGAGTGTGAGCTGGAGCCCTTGGGCATGCAGCCAGCCGGGCCCGCCAACATCAGCCTCACTGTGACCAACATGCCACCAGGCAAGCACTTCCAAGTGGATGGCACCTCCATGCTGCAAGGCTTCTCTTTCATG GAGccagtgctgacagcagtaaAACCCCTCTTTGGCCCACGGGCAGGGGGCACCCGCCTCACCTTTGAAGGCCAAGGCCTGTCTTTAGGCACCAGTCAGATGGTGCTGGTCAATGGGACTGAGTGCCCACTGGAACA GGTCAGCGAGGGGCAGCTCTTATGTACTACGCCCCCTGGGGCTGCTATGGCCAGGGTTCCCATTCACCTGCAGGTGGGGGGCGCTGTGGTGCCAGGCTCCTGGACCTTCCACTACCTGGAAGACCCCATTGTGCTGGGCATCAGCCCCAACTGTGGCTACAT TGGCTCCCATGTCACCATCCATGgccagcatctgacttcagcgtGGCACCTAGTGCTGTCATTCCATGATGGGCTTATGGCAGTGGAAAACAGG CAGTGTACAGGGCACCTCCCGGAGCAGCATCGGTGCCGCCTGCCCGAATATGTCGTCCGAAGCCCCCAGGGGTGGGTAACAGGGAACCTGAGTGCCTGGGGGGATGGAGCTGCTGGCTTCACGCAGCCCGGCTTTcgcttcctgcccccaccccatccacccaCCACTGACTTTGCCCCACTGAAGCCCGAGGAGCACGCTGTTAAGTTTGAG TATATTGGGCTGGGCGCTGTGGCTGATTGTGTGGACGTGAACGTGACCGTGGGTGGTAAGAGCTGCCAGCATGAGCTCCGGGGGGATGTGGTCATctgccctctgccttcctccctgcaaCTTGACAAGGATGGCGCCCCACTGCAG GTCTGTGTGGATGATGGATGTCACATCCTGGGCAGGGTGATACGGCCAGGCCCAGAGGGGGTCCCACAGAGGCTACTCCTTGGTGTCCTGCTGGCCCTGCTCCTGCTTGTGGCTGCACTGGCCGCTGCGCTGATCTTCAACTACTGGCGGAGGAAACAACTGG TCCTTTCTCCAAACCTAGATGACCTGGCATCCTTGGACCGGACCACTGGAGCCATCCCCTTGCCTGCACTCCGCTCAGGTTCTGACTACAGAAATGGCCTTG CAGCCCCTGCCACTCATGGTCTGGATTCCACCACACAGAGCCACAAAGCATCCGTCTCAGACAGTGGGGACGGGTCCTGTGTCCCACTGTTGCAGACAGAGTCCATCCAGCTTGGGGACTTAGACTCTGCACTCCTGACCGAGGTCAAGGATGTGCTGATCTCACATGAGCAGGTGGTCACCCACAGGGACAGAATCATTGGCAAAG GCCACTTTGGAGTTGTCTACCATGGAGAATACACAGACAAGGACCAGAATCGAATCCATTGTGCCATAAAGTCTCTGAGTC GCATCACAGAGGTGCAGGAGGTGGAGGCCTTCCTGCGCGAGGGGCTGCTCATGCGTGGTCTGCACCACCCAAATGTGCTGGCTCTCATCGGTATTGTGCTGCCCCCTGAAGGGCTGCCCCAGGTGCTGCTACCCTATATGCATCATGGAGACCTGCTTCAGTTCATCCGCTCACCCCAGCGG AACCCCACGGTGAAGGACCTCATCAGCTTCGGCCTTCAGGTAGCCCGTGGCATGGAGTACCTGGCAGAGCAGAAGTTTGTGCACAGGGACCTGGCTGCTCGGAACTGCAT GCTGGATGAGTCATTCACAGTCAAGGTGGCCGACTTTGGCCTGGCCCGTGGTATCCTGGACAAGGAGTACTACAGTGTTCGACAGCATCGCCATGCTCGCCTCCCTGTCAAATGGATGGCACTGGAGAGCCTGCAGACCTACAGATTCACCACCAAGTCTGATGTG TGGTCATTTGGTGTGCTGCTGTGGGAGCTGCTGACACGGGGCGCCCCACCATACCCCCACATTGACCCTTTTGACCTCACTCACTTCCTGGCCCAGGGTCGACGCCTGCCCCAGCCTGAATATTGTCCTGATTCTCT gtACGCAGTGATGCAGCGCTGCTGGGCTGCAGACCCTGCAGAGAGACCCACATTCTCAGCGCTGGTGGAGGAAGTGGAGCACGTGGCGGCCAGGCTGCTTGGGGACCACTACGTGCAGCTGCCTGCAGCCTACGTGAACCTGGGTCCTGGTGCCTCGGATGAGGCGAACATGCACCCAGAACAGTCGCAGACCCCACCTGTGCACAGGATCGCACATCGGCCCTGGCCTTCCTCAGAGCCACCACAGCCCACGTGA